Proteins from one Oscillatoria salina IIICB1 genomic window:
- a CDS encoding type IV pilus twitching motility protein PilT, whose product MPEQRQRISPPPPPPPPMAARLAQEASTDTEVMSGKTHNGAIASAGSAQATRAMPPKKPPIPPPMARPGVAPPPRSGKAAAPAAPATPVARGPERSPGQPTLDQIIHQAHEEGCSDIHLGVGETPRFRDRGEMTVKEDLPKTDDPTFMSWLHEVMTDEQVRQFQDTLEFDGATQYEFARVRINVFDTMTGPAMVLRLIPLKILTMEQLRLPEVFRSISDAHKGLVLVTGPTGSGKSTTMAAMVDYINKTHPKHIITIEDPIEFVHQSRKSLIKQREVGTNTLKFDNALKAALREDPDIILVGEMRDKETVNTALKAAQTGHLVMGTLHTNSAIKTIERILNLYTAEEQHSMRVAIAESLVAVISQGLCRTTDGKRAAYHDILVNTETMKEYIRKDDVEGMEGLMLDGEFDGMTTTNKSLFNLYQEGRITEETALEKSPTPNEMAQMLRGRI is encoded by the coding sequence ATGCCAGAACAGCGTCAGCGCATCTCCCCTCCCCCCCCACCGCCACCACCAATGGCAGCTCGGCTCGCTCAAGAAGCATCAACAGATACAGAGGTCATGTCTGGGAAAACTCACAATGGAGCGATAGCTTCAGCAGGCTCTGCACAAGCAACCAGAGCAATGCCGCCAAAAAAACCACCCATACCACCACCAATGGCGCGTCCGGGTGTAGCACCGCCTCCTCGGAGCGGTAAAGCGGCAGCACCAGCAGCACCAGCAACACCAGTAGCTCGCGGACCGGAGCGCTCGCCAGGTCAACCAACTTTAGATCAAATTATCCACCAAGCTCATGAAGAAGGATGTTCCGATATTCACTTAGGAGTAGGCGAAACACCTCGGTTCCGCGATCGCGGTGAAATGACAGTTAAAGAAGATTTACCCAAAACCGACGATCCCACCTTCATGAGTTGGCTGCACGAAGTCATGACTGACGAACAAGTGCGGCAATTTCAAGACACCCTGGAATTTGACGGCGCCACCCAATATGAATTTGCTCGCGTCCGGATTAACGTCTTTGATACCATGACCGGTCCAGCAATGGTATTGCGCTTAATTCCCCTGAAAATCTTGACAATGGAGCAACTCAGGCTTCCAGAAGTCTTCCGAAGTATCTCCGACGCTCATAAAGGTTTAGTTTTAGTTACAGGTCCGACGGGTTCGGGTAAATCAACGACAATGGCGGCAATGGTTGACTACATTAATAAAACCCACCCCAAGCACATTATCACAATTGAAGACCCGATTGAATTTGTCCATCAAAGCCGGAAATCGTTGATCAAACAAAGGGAAGTAGGCACCAATACCCTAAAATTCGACAACGCCCTCAAAGCAGCCTTGCGGGAAGACCCCGATATTATTCTGGTTGGGGAAATGCGGGACAAAGAAACTGTAAACACCGCCTTAAAAGCCGCTCAAACTGGTCACTTAGTAATGGGAACATTACACACTAACAGCGCCATTAAAACCATTGAGCGTATTCTCAACCTGTATACTGCCGAAGAACAACATTCCATGCGCGTAGCGATCGCTGAATCTCTTGTGGCTGTAATTTCTCAAGGTTTATGCCGCACTACCGATGGCAAACGAGCTGCTTATCACGATATCTTGGTTAATACAGAGACAATGAAGGAATACATTCGTAAAGACGATGTAGAAGGAATGGAAGGGTTAATGCTAGACGGTGAATTCGATGGCATGACTACTACCAATAAATCCCTCTTTAACCTTTATCAAGAAGGACGTATTACCGAGGAAACTGCCTTAGAAAAATCGCCCACACCTAATGAAATGGCTCAGATGCTGCGTGGCAGAATCTAG
- a CDS encoding phospholipid-binding protein translates to MGWLKRIFNLVKPGSKEAEEAGSGATVVQNASVSPTPEKDDIPPERVGLSGEYDQSGLAKRVVLAFDEDPDLDDEERLWVAQTGTTVVLKGEVSDQATLDKMVSTAKGVNGCQAVDTSQVQVG, encoded by the coding sequence ATGGGTTGGTTAAAAAGAATTTTTAACTTAGTCAAACCAGGAAGTAAAGAAGCTGAAGAAGCAGGTTCTGGAGCTACAGTAGTGCAAAATGCCTCAGTTAGCCCCACACCCGAAAAAGACGATATTCCTCCCGAACGAGTAGGACTAAGTGGTGAATATGACCAAAGCGGGCTAGCAAAACGAGTAGTGTTAGCTTTTGACGAAGATCCTGACTTGGATGACGAAGAAAGACTCTGGGTAGCTCAAACTGGCACTACTGTAGTGCTAAAAGGCGAAGTATCTGACCAAGCAACACTTGACAAAATGGTTTCTACAGCCAAAGGTGTAAATGGTTGTCAAGCTGTGGACACATCCCAAGTCCAAGTTGGTTAA
- the ilvN gene encoding acetolactate synthase small subunit has protein sequence MKHTISVLVEDEAGVLTRIAGLFARRGFNIESLAVGPAEQMEISRITMVVNGDDRTIEQLIKQLYKLINVLKVQDVTTIPCVERELMLIKVNATTSNRAEVIELVHVFRARVVDISEDTLTVEVVGDPGKMVAIIQMLNKFGIREIARTGKIALVRESGVNTEYLKSLEAKV, from the coding sequence ATGAAACACACTATTTCTGTTTTAGTTGAAGATGAAGCTGGCGTTTTGACTCGAATTGCTGGGTTGTTTGCGCGTCGTGGCTTTAATATTGAAAGTTTGGCTGTTGGTCCGGCTGAACAAATGGAGATCTCTCGGATTACTATGGTCGTGAATGGAGACGATCGCACGATCGAACAGTTGATTAAACAACTTTACAAGTTAATCAATGTTCTTAAAGTACAGGATGTGACTACTATTCCCTGTGTGGAACGTGAGTTAATGCTGATTAAGGTTAATGCTACTACTTCTAACCGCGCAGAAGTTATTGAGTTGGTTCATGTTTTTCGCGCTCGTGTGGTTGATATTTCTGAAGATACACTTACTGTTGAAGTGGTCGGCGATCCCGGTAAAATGGTGGCAATTATCCAAATGCTTAATAAGTTCGGTATTCGCGAAATTGCTCGTACTGGTAAAATTGCTCTGGTTCGCGAGTCGGGTGTTAATACTGAGTATCTTAAGTCTCTGGAAGCTAAAGTTTAA
- the infC gene encoding translation initiation factor IF-3 has protein sequence MSLPVTAKYKPVRDRKRYRDLPQINDRIRFPKVRVIDTDGSQIGIISPEEGVRLAEEKELDLVLVSETADPPVCKIMDYGKYKYEKEKKEREAKKKQHNADVKEVKMRYKIEDHDYNVRVSQAERFLKSGDKVKATITFRGREIQHTDLAEELLKRMATDLQELAEVQQAPKREGRNMMMLLSPKK, from the coding sequence ATTAGTTTACCAGTCACCGCGAAATATAAGCCTGTGAGAGATAGAAAACGCTATCGGGACTTACCCCAAATTAATGACAGAATCCGCTTTCCCAAAGTACGAGTTATCGATACTGATGGCTCGCAGATTGGGATTATTTCTCCTGAAGAAGGAGTGCGGCTTGCTGAAGAAAAAGAACTAGATCTAGTCTTAGTCAGCGAAACTGCCGATCCTCCGGTTTGCAAAATCATGGATTATGGCAAATACAAATACGAAAAGGAGAAAAAAGAACGAGAAGCCAAGAAAAAGCAGCACAACGCTGACGTCAAAGAAGTGAAGATGCGTTACAAAATTGAAGACCATGACTATAACGTGCGTGTCTCTCAAGCCGAACGCTTTCTCAAATCCGGAGACAAGGTGAAAGCAACAATTACTTTCCGAGGTCGAGAAATTCAACACACCGATTTAGCTGAAGAATTGCTTAAACGGATGGCAACTGATTTGCAGGAGCTAGCAGAAGTGCAGCAAGCCCCCAAAAGAGAAGGTCGTAACATGATGATGCTGCTTTCTCCGAAAAAATGA
- the wecB gene encoding non-hydrolyzing UDP-N-acetylglucosamine 2-epimerase, translated as MTASANSICITLGTRPEAIKLAPVIQQFRNSQMFQTYVVLTGQHREMVAQVMELFQLNAERDLKIMRYQQTLTDITCRSLQGLETVFKEIQPQVVLVQGDTTTAFAATLAAFYQKIPVGHVEAGLRTDNLFNPYPEEANRRLISQLAQLNFAPTSFAVENLQKSAVTGEIYQTGNTVIDALLTVAKKQPECKVPGLDWEKYRVMLATVHRRENWGKPLKDILQGFKLILEKFPDTALLLPMHRNPTVREPIKASLANHPRVFLTEPLDYAELVGAIQRCYLLLTDSGGLQEEAPSLGKPVLVLRETTERPEAIAAGTAKLIGTDSDKILAAASKLLSDTTAYEKMATAVNPFGDGRAAERILQIVKQFLAN; from the coding sequence ATGACAGCATCAGCCAACTCTATTTGTATTACTCTAGGAACTCGTCCGGAAGCGATTAAACTTGCTCCAGTGATTCAGCAGTTTCGTAACTCCCAGATGTTTCAAACTTATGTCGTCTTAACGGGACAACATCGAGAAATGGTCGCTCAAGTAATGGAATTATTCCAGTTAAATGCGGAGAGAGACTTAAAAATTATGCGCTACCAGCAGACACTAACAGATATTACCTGTCGGAGTTTGCAGGGACTCGAAACGGTGTTCAAAGAAATTCAGCCGCAAGTAGTTTTAGTTCAAGGAGATACGACGACTGCTTTTGCAGCAACATTAGCAGCTTTTTATCAAAAAATTCCGGTAGGTCATGTAGAAGCAGGTTTACGGACGGATAATTTATTTAATCCTTACCCGGAAGAAGCTAACCGTCGCTTAATTTCTCAACTCGCGCAACTAAATTTTGCTCCTACTTCCTTCGCAGTGGAAAACTTACAAAAATCGGCAGTTACTGGAGAAATTTATCAAACGGGAAATACAGTAATCGACGCTTTACTCACAGTGGCAAAAAAGCAACCTGAATGTAAAGTTCCTGGTTTAGATTGGGAAAAATATCGAGTAATGTTAGCTACAGTTCACCGACGAGAAAATTGGGGTAAACCATTAAAAGATATCTTGCAGGGATTTAAGCTAATTTTAGAGAAATTTCCGGATACAGCTTTATTATTACCGATGCACCGCAATCCGACGGTAAGAGAACCGATTAAAGCTTCCTTAGCCAATCATCCGAGAGTATTTTTAACCGAACCTCTTGATTATGCAGAACTGGTTGGTGCAATTCAACGTTGTTACTTACTTTTAACTGATTCTGGTGGTTTACAGGAAGAAGCACCAAGTTTAGGTAAACCCGTGTTAGTTTTGCGCGAAACTACTGAAAGACCCGAAGCGATCGCTGCCGGAACTGCTAAACTGATCGGTACTGACTCAGATAAAATTTTAGCCGCCGCGAGTAAATTACTCAGCGATACTACTGCTTATGAAAAAATGGCGACAGCAGTTAATCCTTTCGGCGATGGTCGCGCGGCTGAGAGAATTTTACAAATAGTAAAGCAGTTTTTGGCTAATTAA
- a CDS encoding alpha/beta fold hydrolase, whose translation MTGFGHWQQRIGSQRDWVWRGWQTRYTYLRADLDNPHSSTPLILLHGFGTSIEHWRKNFPDLSRQHTVYALDLLGFGASQKVPVEYNSQLWLEQVYDFWRTFIQQPVVLVGNSIGSLICLVAAATYPEMVKGVVLLSLPDVTLRQETIPKPLQPLVMGIERTVASPPVLKLLFRLLRTRRVIRRWAAIAYANSTAIDPELVEILATPAQDRGASRTFAALFRAISSPNFAPPVKVLLPHLSIPILLIWGRQDRMVPSSLAHQFATLNSQVQLVELDNVGHCPHDECPEQFNQILLAWLQAQFPVTRETEPDLVVTTTPDF comes from the coding sequence GTGACTGGGTTTGGACATTGGCAGCAACGTATTGGTTCTCAGCGAGATTGGGTTTGGCGAGGTTGGCAGACTCGCTATACTTATTTGCGGGCAGATTTAGACAATCCGCACTCAAGTACGCCCTTAATTCTTTTACACGGTTTTGGTACTTCTATCGAACACTGGCGGAAAAATTTTCCCGACTTAAGTCGCCAACACACGGTTTATGCTTTAGATTTATTAGGTTTCGGGGCATCGCAAAAAGTTCCCGTAGAGTATAATAGCCAACTTTGGCTCGAACAAGTTTATGATTTTTGGCGAACTTTTATTCAACAACCAGTGGTACTTGTGGGTAACTCGATTGGTTCGCTGATTTGTCTAGTGGCGGCGGCGACTTATCCAGAAATGGTTAAAGGCGTGGTTTTACTGAGTCTTCCGGATGTTACTCTTCGTCAAGAGACGATTCCTAAGCCTTTACAGCCTCTGGTTATGGGAATTGAGAGAACTGTAGCCTCGCCACCAGTGCTAAAACTTTTGTTTCGGTTGCTGCGAACTCGTCGGGTGATTCGTCGATGGGCAGCGATCGCTTATGCTAATTCTACGGCGATCGATCCGGAATTAGTAGAAATTCTGGCGACTCCGGCTCAAGATCGAGGTGCTTCGAGGACTTTTGCTGCTTTGTTTCGAGCCATTAGCAGTCCGAATTTTGCCCCGCCAGTTAAGGTATTATTACCTCATCTCTCGATTCCCATTCTCTTAATTTGGGGTCGTCAAGACCGCATGGTTCCTTCTAGTTTGGCTCATCAGTTTGCAACACTCAATTCTCAAGTTCAGTTAGTTGAACTGGATAATGTCGGTCATTGTCCTCACGATGAATGTCCCGAACAGTTTAATCAGATTTTACTTGCTTGGTTACAGGCTCAGTTTCCGGTAACGAGGGAAACTGAACCTGATTTGGTGGTAACTACTACTCCCGATTTTTAA
- a CDS encoding circadian clock KaiB family protein, whose protein sequence is MQFQNSLPHLFKGIALFTPGGDLIYCIDPSKQGRWHLNLCVGLQNLLGLSEPPHFLVPGYTATVDRWLDPQTRQVKTLAEIYPPVQRYQILLNAVFGTDELVWRVAPWQDVSCSPMVLETYRQQFPQLWEPQDLIVRLDNSKQVSVTDEISKLSQSQDFKSSGYVLRLFVSGQNAPTQRTLESLHQVLEQGLRYPYTLKVIDIFKHPEQAEINQVSATPTLVRVFPQPVRKIVGELNDLPRVLQILTNV, encoded by the coding sequence ATTCAATTTCAAAATTCTCTCCCCCATTTATTCAAAGGGATTGCCCTATTTACACCTGGGGGAGATTTAATTTATTGTATTGACCCCAGTAAACAAGGTCGTTGGCACTTAAACTTGTGTGTTGGATTACAAAATTTGCTTGGTTTGTCAGAACCACCACATTTTTTAGTACCAGGATATACAGCCACAGTAGATCGCTGGTTAGATCCTCAAACTCGACAAGTAAAAACCCTCGCAGAAATTTATCCGCCCGTACAACGCTATCAAATTCTTCTGAACGCTGTATTTGGTACTGATGAGCTAGTTTGGCGAGTAGCACCTTGGCAAGATGTAAGTTGTAGTCCAATGGTTTTGGAAACCTACAGACAGCAATTTCCCCAACTGTGGGAACCACAAGACTTGATTGTACGCTTAGACAATAGTAAGCAAGTTTCTGTCACTGACGAGATCTCAAAGTTAAGCCAGTCACAAGATTTTAAATCTTCCGGTTACGTGCTACGTTTGTTCGTTTCGGGTCAAAATGCACCCACTCAAAGAACTCTCGAAAGCTTACACCAAGTTTTAGAACAAGGACTGCGTTATCCTTATACTCTGAAAGTCATTGATATTTTTAAGCACCCAGAACAAGCTGAAATTAATCAAGTTTCTGCTACTCCAACTTTAGTACGAGTTTTTCCCCAACCTGTCCGCAAAATTGTTGGCGAACTGAATGACTTACCCAGAGTGTTACAAATTCTCACTAATGTTTGA
- a CDS encoding thioredoxin-like domain-containing protein yields the protein MTMTRVRAPEFPIDATWLNTNQPLTLKQLRGSIVLLDFWTYCCLNCLHVLPDLKYLEKKYPNSLTVIGVHSAKFDNEKEAENVRQAILRYDIEHPVVLDSNLTIWGQYAVRAWPTLMLIDPEGYVVGYLSGEGNRQVLDRSIAEMIREMEAKGTINFPQLSLSLEKQQRPLTTPLAFPGKVLAEEESNGGAELAVRCFIADTGHHRIVVSNSQGEVLQIVGTGKSGFQDGSFDEAEFGAPQGMAWDGEKACLYVADTENHAIRCLDFNRKQVKTIAGTGEQSRNIHPQQGEALATAFNSPWDLEKIGERLYIAMAGSHQIWSMDLNAGTVETYAGIGREACFNGSLTEAAFAQPSGITTDGKELFVADSEVSSIRGVGLIEPAKSATGTGATAAPIVRTVCGSGELFGFGDKDEEGFEVRLQHCLGVEYAQNYLWIADTYNHKIKRVDPKTGICQTLLGDVSSGNKDGCGTAAQFSEPSGLSATSSHLYIADTNNHQIRVVELATLSVKTLPLIGLCAPSVCLPK from the coding sequence ATGACCATGACTCGCGTTAGAGCGCCTGAATTTCCGATCGACGCAACCTGGCTAAATACCAATCAACCTCTTACTCTCAAACAACTGCGTGGCAGCATTGTTCTGCTTGACTTTTGGACGTATTGTTGTCTTAATTGTTTGCACGTACTTCCGGATCTAAAGTATTTAGAGAAAAAATACCCCAATAGTTTGACAGTTATTGGTGTTCATTCAGCGAAGTTCGATAATGAAAAAGAAGCTGAAAATGTTCGTCAGGCAATACTGCGCTACGATATCGAGCATCCGGTAGTCCTAGATAGTAACTTAACGATTTGGGGACAGTACGCAGTGCGAGCTTGGCCTACCTTAATGCTCATCGATCCAGAAGGATATGTAGTTGGTTACTTATCTGGTGAAGGTAATCGCCAGGTTTTGGATCGTTCGATCGCGGAAATGATTCGCGAGATGGAAGCGAAAGGAACAATTAATTTTCCCCAACTAAGTTTATCTTTAGAAAAACAGCAACGTCCTTTGACAACACCTTTGGCTTTTCCGGGTAAAGTCTTAGCTGAGGAAGAAAGCAATGGCGGCGCCGAGCTTGCGGTACGCTGTTTTATTGCTGATACAGGTCATCATCGGATTGTAGTTAGTAATTCTCAGGGTGAGGTACTGCAAATAGTTGGTACGGGTAAGTCTGGTTTCCAAGATGGTTCTTTTGACGAAGCTGAGTTTGGAGCTCCTCAAGGTATGGCTTGGGATGGCGAAAAAGCTTGTCTCTACGTTGCGGATACAGAAAATCACGCGATCCGTTGTCTAGATTTTAATCGGAAACAAGTAAAAACTATTGCTGGAACTGGAGAGCAAAGTCGTAATATTCATCCTCAACAAGGAGAAGCTTTAGCAACTGCTTTTAATTCTCCTTGGGACTTGGAAAAGATCGGTGAGAGGCTTTATATCGCAATGGCTGGTTCCCATCAAATTTGGTCAATGGATTTAAACGCAGGTACAGTTGAAACTTATGCGGGTATCGGGAGGGAAGCTTGTTTTAATGGTTCTTTGACAGAAGCAGCTTTTGCTCAACCGAGTGGAATTACTACTGACGGTAAAGAGCTTTTTGTCGCTGATAGTGAAGTTAGTTCGATTCGTGGTGTGGGATTAATTGAACCCGCAAAATCCGCAACTGGGACTGGTGCTACCGCCGCACCAATTGTGCGTACTGTCTGCGGTAGTGGCGAACTTTTTGGTTTTGGGGATAAGGATGAAGAAGGTTTTGAGGTTCGCCTCCAACATTGTCTGGGTGTGGAATACGCTCAAAATTATCTTTGGATCGCAGACACTTACAACCATAAAATTAAGCGTGTTGACCCGAAAACTGGTATTTGTCAAACTTTACTTGGAGATGTCAGTTCCGGTAACAAGGATGGTTGTGGTACTGCGGCTCAATTTTCCGAACCATCGGGCTTAAGTGCTACTAGCTCTCATCTTTATATTGCTGATACGAATAATCACCAAATCCGAGTTGTGGAGTTAGCTACTTTATCAGTTAAAACTTTGCCGCTTATTGGGTTGTGCGCTCCTAGTGTTTGCCTGCCTAAATAA
- a CDS encoding CAP domain-containing protein, whose product MVEFLINATIFLLVGIAGVLVVSLVSLISEQKSPKSRYRRNYRKPRFLPRFKKFNSQVFLGFSLIFLALILSFQSSYTNDLWEDKDISEVNFIQRLLAIPPERKAECQLGFTYVNLLREIHGRNKLNWDERAYNLAVARSKDMYKRDYFDHVTPEGTCAKDLQKEYGFSSQEFVAENISMQAYYTVINGVETDKKVQLPTLPKITEVVDGWMNSRGHRYNLLFPNHQAGAIGCYKNFCTFFGVNQENFGGGKCTTGEEGLEFWRNVEKQPDEVDYP is encoded by the coding sequence ATGGTTGAATTCTTAATTAACGCCACTATCTTTCTTTTAGTGGGTATCGCTGGGGTGCTTGTTGTTAGTCTTGTTTCTTTGATTTCCGAACAAAAATCGCCTAAATCTCGTTATCGTCGCAATTACCGAAAGCCCCGTTTTTTACCTCGTTTCAAAAAGTTTAATTCTCAAGTTTTTCTCGGTTTTTCCCTAATTTTCTTAGCGCTAATTCTTTCTTTCCAGTCTTCCTATACTAACGATCTTTGGGAAGACAAAGATATTAGTGAAGTTAATTTTATTCAAAGACTTTTAGCGATTCCACCAGAAAGAAAGGCTGAATGTCAACTAGGATTTACCTATGTTAATCTGCTGAGAGAAATACACGGTAGAAATAAACTAAATTGGGACGAACGAGCTTATAATTTAGCTGTAGCTCGCTCGAAAGATATGTATAAGCGAGATTATTTTGACCATGTCACTCCTGAAGGAACTTGTGCTAAAGATCTGCAAAAGGAATATGGTTTTTCCAGTCAGGAATTTGTCGCAGAAAATATTTCAATGCAGGCGTATTATACCGTAATTAATGGAGTCGAAACTGACAAGAAAGTGCAATTACCCACTTTACCGAAAATAACTGAAGTTGTTGATGGTTGGATGAATAGTCGCGGACATCGATATAATTTACTGTTTCCCAACCATCAAGCAGGAGCGATCGGTTGCTACAAAAATTTTTGCACTTTCTTTGGCGTTAATCAAGAGAATTTTGGCGGTGGAAAGTGTACGACAGGAGAAGAAGGTTTAGAGTTTTGGCGGAATGTGGAAAAGCAACCGGATGAAGTTGATTATCCGTGA
- a CDS encoding zinc-dependent alcohol dehydrogenase family protein → MKAIAMTTPGNPDVLQLQEMPTPQIKQPTQILVKLKAAGINPIDTKIRSRGTFYPEQMPAILGCDGAGIVEEVGSQVTNFAQGDEVYFCQGGLGKLFTGNYAEYAVVDEKFVAHKPSNLSWAEAAAAPLVLITAWESLYDRGRLEAGRRVLVHAGAGGVGHVAIQLAKLQGATVCTTVGSQEKADFVSGLGADYPIFYKETDFVEAALDWTEGEGVELAFDTVGGENFVQTFGAIQLYGDLVTLLQPSAETNWKEARSRNLRISLELMLTPQLTNNIEAQQEQAKILQQCSRMFEQKRLQIHVAKTFPLQEAAAAHKLLESGSMMGKIVLIID, encoded by the coding sequence ATGAAAGCGATCGCGATGACTACTCCGGGCAATCCTGATGTTCTCCAACTTCAGGAAATGCCTACACCCCAAATCAAACAACCTACTCAAATCCTTGTCAAACTTAAAGCCGCAGGAATTAATCCTATTGACACCAAAATAAGGAGTAGAGGTACTTTTTACCCCGAACAAATGCCTGCTATCCTCGGCTGTGATGGTGCAGGAATTGTTGAGGAAGTAGGTTCGCAAGTGACTAATTTTGCTCAAGGGGACGAAGTGTATTTTTGTCAAGGGGGTTTGGGCAAATTATTTACTGGTAATTATGCCGAATACGCTGTCGTTGACGAAAAATTTGTCGCCCACAAGCCTAGTAATCTTTCTTGGGCGGAAGCTGCGGCTGCGCCCTTAGTTTTGATTACCGCTTGGGAATCACTTTACGATCGCGGGCGCTTGGAAGCAGGGCGGAGAGTCTTAGTTCATGCGGGTGCTGGCGGAGTCGGTCACGTGGCTATACAATTAGCTAAACTACAAGGAGCCACGGTTTGTACCACGGTTGGCAGTCAAGAAAAAGCCGATTTTGTCTCTGGTTTAGGCGCAGATTATCCGATTTTCTACAAAGAAACCGATTTTGTTGAAGCGGCTTTAGACTGGACAGAAGGAGAAGGAGTCGAACTTGCTTTTGATACCGTCGGTGGCGAAAATTTTGTGCAAACTTTCGGTGCAATACAACTTTACGGCGATTTGGTGACTTTATTGCAACCCAGTGCAGAAACAAATTGGAAAGAAGCGCGATCGCGTAATTTACGCATTAGTCTCGAATTGATGCTTACTCCTCAGTTAACTAATAATATCGAAGCACAACAAGAACAAGCGAAAATTCTCCAACAATGTAGTCGAATGTTCGAGCAAAAAAGGTTACAAATTCACGTTGCAAAAACCTTTCCTTTACAAGAAGCTGCTGCCGCACATAAGCTACTCGAATCTGGTTCGATGATGGGAAAAATTGTCCTAATTATTGATTAA